A genomic window from Corticium candelabrum chromosome 8, ooCorCand1.1, whole genome shotgun sequence includes:
- the LOC134183436 gene encoding uncharacterized protein LOC134183436, with protein sequence MVKIYRKAQDVEQMRKQRKVNSQRAWSLICVVSVADAFPVKLLLHVCEALKELQEHPRDGARVFVILTKSDELDKEDQNTKIEEYRKRCMENLSVVETRIFKVENFMVNECRDDLSMKRNLEKEMQVLTALNHILQPCHKPPFLEL encoded by the exons ATGGTAAAGATCTACAGGAAAGCACAAGACGTAGAACAAATGAGGAAACAAAGAAAAGTAAATAGCCAAAGAGCGTGGTCATTAATATGCGTAGTTTCTGTTGCTGACGCGTTTCCGGTGAAGCTCCTTCTTCACGTTTGCGAGGCTCTGAAAGAATTACAGGAACACCCGAGAGACG GAGCAAGAGTTTTTGTGATTCTCACGAAAAGTGACGAATTGGACAAAGAAGACCAAAATACGAAAATAGAAGAGTACAGAAAGAGATGTATGGAAAATTTGAGCGTTGTGGAAACGCGAATTTTTAAGGTAGAAAACTTCATGGTAAACGAATGCAGAGATGACCTAAGTATGAAGAGGAATCTAGAAAAAGAAATGCAAGTTCTGACTGCTCTAAATCATATTCTTCAACCATGTCACAAACCCCCCTTTCTTGAGCTATAA
- the LOC134183702 gene encoding uncharacterized protein LOC134183702 isoform X2: protein MNLDNEEGPILVTGPNDEALDIFNSTLMEVASPEIKERDREPRVLASYELLRKDLNFRDAKYFLVMPRASRTLVYIEGHRSSMYKEIQHMCSTNKDGKKRVFIVLYRNEDVPGGCLYDSQIKYWWDPGPQKELEQFAKMGHLISFQSKPNRKQENAIREFLGYKPRPTLSSSQRQNVCEVPASRRRCSTMRRCKAQTDMASIRVEFR, encoded by the exons ATGAATTTAGACAACGAAGAAGGACCAATCCTAGTTACAGGGCCCAATGACGAAGCTCTAGATATATTCAACAGTACGTTGATGGAGGTTGCATCTCCAGAGATCAAAGAGAGGGACAGAGAACCACGAGTGCTTGCAAGCTATGAACTGCTTAGAAAAGATTTGAATTTCAGAGATGCCAAGTACTTCCTGGTGATGCCACGTGCAAGCCGCACTCTCGTTTACATAGAAGGTCACCGCTCTAGCATGTATAAAGAAATCCAACACATGTGCTCAACTAATAAAGATGGCAAAAAACGAG TTTTTATCGTACTGTATCGAAACGAGGACGTTCCAGGAGGCTGTCTGTACGATAGCCAGATCAAGTACTGGTGGGATCCTGGACCCCAAAAGGAACTCGAGCAGTTTGCCAAAATGGGCCATCTCATCTCCTTCCAAAGCAAACCAAACAGAAAACAGGAAAATGCTATACGCGAGTTTTTGGGATACAAA CCACGCCCTACTCTATCTTCATCACAACGACAAAATGTTTGCGAG GTTCCAGCGAGTCGCAGGCGGTGTTCCACTATGCGTCGCTGTAAAGCACAGACAGATATGGC GTCCATCAGAGTTGAATTCCGATAA
- the LOC134183602 gene encoding uncharacterized protein LOC134183602, with the protein MSSVAENDKGPIILAGPNVEALDDFRNTLSEVLAQTQEIKERPNDIRVLLGKELLKQNLDSSVKCFLVMPCASRTLIYLEGDRSSMYQELKHMCCDDGQWNYHRVFIVLYRHEEVAQSDLYDYEKIDLWWNPGPQKELEQFAKIGHLISFKSVLNRQQKNTICNFLGLKLRPLESSLKPIQDASEGLSRFQRPLQIFRGFLRVQIRCFPTLQYCATAYFLCSTMMTFSSNSNAAETYSPWSYLLKCCDSVEML; encoded by the exons aTGAGTTCAGTAGCAGAGAACGACAAAGGACCAATCATATTGGCAGGGCCCAACGTTGAAGCTCTGGACGACTTTAGGAATACGCTATCAGAAGTTTTAGCCCAAACCCAAGAAATCAAAGAAAGACCCAACGATATACGGGTGTTGCTAGGCAAGGAACTGTTGAAACAAAATTTGGATTCTAGTGTCAAGTGCTTTCTGGTGATGCCATGCGCAAGCCGCACTCTCATCTATCTAGAAGGTGATCGTTCTAGCATGTATCAAGAACTCAAACACATGTGCTGCGATGATGGCCAGTGGAACTATCACAGAG tttttattgtattgtatcgACACGAAGAGGTTGCCCAAAGTGATCTGTACGATTACGAGAAGATCGACTTATGGTGGAATCCTGGACCCCAAAAGGAGCTCGAGCAGTTTGCCAAAATAGGCCATCTCATCAGCTTTAAAAGCGTCttaaacagacaacaaaaaaatACCATTTGCAATTTCTTAGGACTCAAA TTACGCCCCCTTGAATCATCTTTGAAACCAATACAAGATGCCAGCGAG GGTTTATCACGTTTTCAGAGGCCTTTGCAAATCTTCAGAGGCTTTCTTCGAGTGCAAATCCGGTGTTTTCCTACTTTACAGTATTGCG CTACAGCTTATTTTCTGTGCTCTACTATGATGACATTCAGTTCCAACTCTAATGCTGCAGAAACTTATTCTCCGTGGTCTTATTTGTTGAAATGCTGTGATTCTGTTGAAATGCTGTGA
- the LOC134183347 gene encoding uncharacterized protein LOC134183347 has product MNLDNEEGPILVTGPNAEALDIFNSTLMEVASPEIKERDREPRVLASYELLRENLNFRDAKYFLVMPRASRTLVYIEGDRSSMYKEIQHMCKDGKERVFIVLYRNEDVPEGCLYDSQIKYWWDPGPQKELEQFAKMGHLISFQSKPNRKQENAIRELLGYKPRPTLSSSQRQNDCEVPAIRRRGSTMRRCIAQIWREHKTIMLILAALWLVGIYFLWQWVHQSWIPIKPYRNTSANVEREHLTNPTTEFLTNVRERMPINAEQEMPMNDKKEMPINSTTSMSRKGVPVDAKGEVSMDRKEGVLTNAKKKVPVTRVKKNLARATKRSVRRKIPVDAKKGVPVDTKEDMSINAVREVSMDAGNDKGVRFSRGHA; this is encoded by the exons ATGAATTTAGACAACGAAGAAGGACCAATCCTAGTTACAGGGCCCAATGCCGAAGCTCTAGATATATTCAACAGTACGTTGATGGAGGTTGCATCTCCAGAGATCAAAGAGAGGGACAGAGAACCACGAGTGCTTGCAAGCTATGAACTGCTTAGAGAAAATTTGAATTTCAGAGATGCCAAGTACTTCCTGGTGATGCCACGTGCAAGCCGCACTCTCGTTTACATAGAAGGTGACCGCTCTAGCATGTATAAAGAAATTCAACACATGTGCAAAGATGGCAAAGAACGAG TTTTTATCGTACTGTATCGAAACGAGGACGTTCCAGAAGGCTGCCTGTATGATAGTCAGATCAAGTACTGGTGGGATCCTGGACCCCAAAAGGAACTCGAGCAGTTTGCCAAAATGGGCCATCTCATCTCCTTCCAAAGCAAACCAAACAGAAAACAGGAAAATGCTATTCGCGAGCTTTTAGGATACAAG CCACGCCCTACTCTATCTTCATCACAACGACAAAATGATTGCGAG GTTCCAGCGATTCGCAGACGGGGTTCCACTATGCGTCGCTGTATAGCACAGATATGGCGTGAGCACAAAACTATTATGCTAATTTTAGCTGCTTTGTGGCTCGTTGGTATTTATTTTTTGTGGCAATGGGTCCATCAGAGTTGGATTCCGATAAAGCCTTACAGAAACACTTCTGCGAATGTAGAAAGAGAGCATCTAACGAATCCTACAACAGAATTTCTAACCAACGTTAGAGAAAGGATGCCCATAAACGCTGAACAAGAAATGCCAATGAATGATAAAAAGGAGATGCCAATAAACAGTACAACGAGCATGTCAAGAAAGGGGGTGCCAGTAGACGCAAAAGGAGAAGTATCAATGGATCGTAAAGAAGGAGTTCTGACAAACGCTAAAAAGAAGGTCCCTGTTACAAGAGTGAAAAAGAACCTTGCCAGAGCAACGAAAAGAAGCGTTAGAAGAAAGATACCAGTAGACGCCAAAAAGGGCGTGCCAGTGGACACTAAAGAAGATATGTCAATAAACGCTGTCAGAGAAGTATCAATGGACGCTGGAAATGATAAGGGAGTCCGTTTTTCTCGCGGGCATGCCTAA
- the LOC134183069 gene encoding tetraspanin-33-like, translated as MGRADESEVSLWVKYTIFFFNLFFWLVGGALLGVGLWARFDKGWESVGSLTTDPAIVLIVIGCVTFIVGFCGCLGALRENTCLLKLFAWSLGIIFLLMVVGAILVFVFRDDVQNFVKDQVKKSIERYRDDADLKNFIDFVQEQFDCCGSTEPQDWTTLNKYFNCTDPVPPDLPEACGVPFSCCMTLEERVNSQCGYGLYGRNPVAAPSTRIWTEGCYDAVKAFAEKNLLAVGIVVLVIALVMVMGMACAGNLISQIKKQAGAI; from the coding sequence ATGGGTCGTGCAGACGAAAGTGAGGTCAGTTTGTGGGTCAAGTACACCATCTTCTTCTTCAACCTGTTTTTTTGGTTGGTGGGCGGTGCTCTACTCGGCGTTGGCCTATGGGCTCGCTTTGACAAAGGCTGGGAATCCGTAGGCTCTCTAACTACCGATCCAGCCATCGTTCTTATCGTAATTGGATGCGTGACGTTTATAGTCGGATTCTGTGGTTGTTTGGGCGCCCTCCGAGAGAACACCTGCCTTCTCAAGTTGTTTGCCTGGTCGCTTGGCATCATCTTTCTTTTGATGGTCGTTGGAGCTATATTGGTGTTCGTTTTCCGTGATGACGTACAGAATTTCGTCAAAGATCAAGTGAAGAAGAGCATTGAAAGGTACAGGGACGATGCAGACTTGAAGAACTTTATAGATTTCGTTCAGGAGCAGTTTGACTGTTGCGGATCCACGGAACCTCAGGATTGGACGACACTTAATAAATACTTTAACTGCACTGATCCTGTGCCGCCTGATTTGCCTGAAGCGTGTGGTGTCCCGTTTTCTTGCTGCATGACGTTAGAAGAGAGAGTCAACAGTCAGTGTGGATATGGATTGTATGGACGAAACCCTGTTGCTGCACCCAGTACTCGCATTTGGACGGAGGGCTGTTATGATGCTGTTAAAGCGTTTGCTGAAAAAAATCTTTTAGCCGTTGGGATTGTTGTGCTGGTTATCGCTCTAGTAATGGTCATGGGCATGGCATGTGCTGGAAATCTTATTTCGCAGATCAAGAAGCAAGCTGGAGCTATTTAA
- the LOC134183702 gene encoding uncharacterized protein LOC134183702 isoform X1, whose translation MNLDNEEGPILVTGPNDEALDIFNSTLMEVASPEIKERDREPRVLASYELLRKDLNFRDAKYFLVMPRASRTLVYIEGHRSSMYKEIQHMCSTNKDGKKRVFIVLYRNEDVPGGCLYDSQIKYWWDPGPQKELEQFAKMGHLISFQSKPNRKQENAIREFLGYKPRPTLSSSQRQNVCEVPASRRRCSTMRRCKAQTDMACAPTIMLILAALCLIGIYFTWQ comes from the exons ATGAATTTAGACAACGAAGAAGGACCAATCCTAGTTACAGGGCCCAATGACGAAGCTCTAGATATATTCAACAGTACGTTGATGGAGGTTGCATCTCCAGAGATCAAAGAGAGGGACAGAGAACCACGAGTGCTTGCAAGCTATGAACTGCTTAGAAAAGATTTGAATTTCAGAGATGCCAAGTACTTCCTGGTGATGCCACGTGCAAGCCGCACTCTCGTTTACATAGAAGGTCACCGCTCTAGCATGTATAAAGAAATCCAACACATGTGCTCAACTAATAAAGATGGCAAAAAACGAG TTTTTATCGTACTGTATCGAAACGAGGACGTTCCAGGAGGCTGTCTGTACGATAGCCAGATCAAGTACTGGTGGGATCCTGGACCCCAAAAGGAACTCGAGCAGTTTGCCAAAATGGGCCATCTCATCTCCTTCCAAAGCAAACCAAACAGAAAACAGGAAAATGCTATACGCGAGTTTTTGGGATACAAA CCACGCCCTACTCTATCTTCATCACAACGACAAAATGTTTGCGAG GTTCCAGCGAGTCGCAGGCGGTGTTCCACTATGCGTCGCTGTAAAGCACAGACAGATATGGCGTGTGCACCAACTATTATGCTAATTTTAGCTGCTTTGTGTCTCATTGGTATTTATTTTACGTGGCAATAG